A window of Sphingobium herbicidovorans contains these coding sequences:
- the hisI gene encoding phosphoribosyl-AMP cyclohydrolase — protein sequence MNDARDKGLTLNPKYDRDGLITAVVTDAESGDVLMVAHMNEEALGLTVQTGFAHFWSRSRQSLWKKGETSGHMLQVRDMRIDCDQDAVWVKAVPAGPTCHTGARSCFFRRIGPEGLTAVDVLE from the coding sequence ATGAATGACGCGCGCGACAAGGGGCTGACCCTCAATCCCAAATATGACCGCGACGGACTGATCACGGCCGTCGTCACCGATGCTGAAAGCGGCGATGTGCTGATGGTCGCCCATATGAATGAAGAAGCGCTTGGGCTGACCGTCCAGACGGGTTTTGCCCATTTCTGGTCGCGTAGCCGACAGTCGCTTTGGAAAAAGGGCGAGACGTCGGGTCATATGCTTCAGGTACGCGATATGCGGATCGATTGCGATCAGGACGCCGTATGGGTGAAGGCCGTGCCTGCGGGGCCGACATGCCATACGGGAGCGCGGTCATGCTTTTTTCGCCGTATCGGGCCAGAGGGACTGACTGCTGTCGATGTGTTGGAATAG
- a CDS encoding IS3 family transposase (programmed frameshift), translating into MMKHSEEFKQEAVRIALTSGLSRGRVASDLGVGKSTLNKWVSHYRPSDLVAAPQADLARENERLRFENRVLREEREIPKKGDSVLREPKAVRFAFVHSWRHRWPVELMCRVLQVSERGYRSWRSRPVSHRERTDMRVLAHIREQYSLSLGSYGRPRMTMELKEAGLDVGERRVGRLMRINGIKPVRTRKHKVTTDSHHRLGVAANWLDGDFAADAPNCKWAGDITYVWTSEGWLYLAVILDLHSRRVVGWAVSDRMKKDLAIRALDMAVRLRNPPHGCIFHSDRGSQYCSYDYQKKLQAYGLRPSMSGKGNCYDNSAVETFFKSLKAEMIWRQSWPTRRQAEAAIFQYINGFYNSRRRHSYLGGISPIAFEAKVA; encoded by the exons ATGATGAAGCATAGTGAAGAGTTCAAGCAGGAGGCTGTGCGCATTGCGCTGACCAGCGGGTTGTCGCGCGGACGCGTCGCGTCAGATTTGGGTGTCGGCAAGTCGACGCTGAACAAATGGGTTTCGCATTATCGTCCATCGGACCTGGTGGCAGCGCCGCAGGCAGATCTGGCACGAGAGAATGAACGGCTTCGCTTTGAGAACCGCGTGCTTCGGGAGGAGAGGGAAATCC CTAAAAAAGGCGACTCAGTTCTTCGCGAGCCAAAGGCCGTGAGGTTCGCCTTTGTGCACAGCTGGCGGCATCGTTGGCCGGTGGAGCTGATGTGCCGTGTCCTTCAGGTGAGCGAGCGCGGTTATCGTTCCTGGCGCTCGCGTCCAGTAAGTCATCGGGAGCGGACAGACATGAGGGTGCTGGCCCATATTCGGGAACAATATAGCCTCAGCCTTGGCAGCTACGGTCGTCCAAGGATGACGATGGAACTCAAGGAGGCGGGCCTTGATGTTGGTGAGCGTCGGGTCGGCCGCCTCATGCGGATCAACGGGATCAAGCCGGTCCGCACACGCAAACACAAGGTGACGACGGACAGCCACCATCGCTTGGGTGTCGCAGCGAACTGGTTGGATGGCGACTTTGCCGCCGATGCGCCAAATTGCAAATGGGCTGGCGACATCACCTATGTCTGGACATCGGAAGGCTGGCTCTACCTTGCCGTCATCCTCGACCTGCACAGCCGCCGTGTCGTTGGCTGGGCTGTCAGCGATAGGATGAAGAAGGATCTGGCGATCCGGGCATTGGATATGGCGGTGCGCCTGCGCAATCCGCCGCATGGCTGCATTTTTCATTCCGATCGCGGCAGCCAATATTGCTCCTATGACTACCAAAAGAAGCTGCAGGCCTACGGCCTGCGTCCATCCATGAGCGGCAAAGGCAATTGTTACGACAACTCCGCCGTCGAGACATTCTTCAAATCCCTGAAGGCGGAAATGATCTGGCGGCAGAGCTGGCCAACCCGGCGGCAAGCAGAGGCCGCCATCTTTCAGTACATCAATGGCTTCTACAACTCACGGCGGCGCCATTCATATCTGGGCGGGATCAGCCCAATCGCCTTTGAGGCCAAGGTGGCATAA
- a CDS encoding cation:proton antiporter domain-containing protein, with protein sequence MAGAINPQSFSDSLVILGAAGLVIPGFARFRISPVIGFILVGLAVGPSGLGALVGQYPWLYHVTISNREAIEPFAELGVILLLFSIGLELSFRRLWVMRTQVFGVGATELVGSAALIALGLYWLGQPLAGAIGLGLALALSSTAVVLPMVGTQSAVGRAAFAMLLFEDLALVPIIFMLGALAPSVASSPDGAWGALADTLLKGGITIAVMLVLGRIVLPRIFSQAARTKSPEVFLAASLLVVIISSIATSVAGLSPIVGALLAGLLIAETEYHGEVEVMTAPFKGLALGVFLITVGMSLDVRVILANWPSLVLAVFGVVLAKTVVTAALLYISGARKGVALEVGVLMASPSETTLIVLSTAAAANLILPSTAAFWQIVTAIGLTITPLLARIGHDIARRLEMALGEDTPDLHQESTEAAAVVIGFGRVGRMVCDLLRVHNQRFTVVESDPDVVAQGRRDGYPILFGDVSRVEMLDKLRLGHARALILTMDDPVLSIRVTKRVRGWVPDLPIIARARDTDHAAQLYRAGASDAVPETLESSLQLAETALIDLGIAMGPVIASIHQTREDLRMGIKDAAQMDTAPKLRRLRPDEVP encoded by the coding sequence ATGGCCGGTGCAATCAATCCACAAAGTTTCAGCGATTCCCTGGTTATCCTGGGAGCGGCCGGCCTGGTGATCCCAGGCTTTGCGCGCTTCCGCATCAGCCCTGTGATCGGCTTCATCCTTGTCGGCCTTGCGGTAGGGCCATCGGGCCTTGGTGCGCTCGTCGGCCAGTATCCCTGGCTCTACCATGTCACCATTTCGAACAGGGAGGCGATAGAGCCTTTCGCTGAACTCGGCGTCATTTTACTGCTTTTCTCCATAGGCCTGGAACTGAGCTTCCGTCGCCTCTGGGTCATGCGAACGCAGGTCTTTGGGGTTGGTGCGACCGAACTGGTGGGAAGCGCCGCCCTGATCGCGCTGGGCCTTTACTGGCTTGGCCAACCCCTTGCAGGAGCAATCGGCCTTGGCTTGGCGCTCGCACTTTCGTCAACCGCCGTAGTGCTGCCCATGGTCGGAACACAGAGCGCGGTGGGACGCGCCGCTTTTGCGATGCTCCTGTTCGAAGATCTTGCGCTGGTTCCCATCATCTTCATGCTCGGTGCACTCGCACCGTCGGTTGCGTCCAGCCCGGATGGCGCGTGGGGCGCGCTCGCTGATACCCTGCTGAAAGGCGGGATCACAATTGCTGTCATGTTGGTGCTAGGCCGCATTGTCCTGCCACGCATATTCAGTCAGGCCGCCCGCACCAAAAGTCCCGAAGTTTTCCTCGCGGCCAGCCTGCTTGTCGTGATCATCTCCAGTATCGCGACATCGGTCGCTGGCCTGTCACCCATCGTGGGCGCCCTGCTGGCCGGGCTGCTGATTGCCGAAACCGAATATCATGGCGAAGTCGAAGTGATGACCGCGCCGTTCAAGGGCCTGGCCCTGGGCGTGTTCCTGATCACCGTGGGCATGAGCTTGGATGTCCGGGTGATCCTGGCGAACTGGCCCAGCCTGGTGCTGGCGGTCTTCGGGGTAGTCCTTGCGAAAACCGTCGTCACGGCGGCGCTCCTCTATATTTCCGGGGCTCGTAAGGGCGTTGCCCTTGAAGTCGGCGTACTCATGGCCAGCCCGTCGGAAACCACCTTGATCGTGCTTTCGACCGCCGCGGCAGCAAACCTCATTTTGCCGTCCACGGCCGCATTCTGGCAAATTGTGACGGCGATTGGCCTCACCATCACGCCCCTGCTCGCTCGCATCGGCCACGATATCGCAAGACGACTCGAAATGGCGCTGGGCGAAGATACGCCAGACCTCCACCAGGAAAGTACCGAAGCCGCCGCTGTCGTGATCGGCTTCGGTCGAGTTGGTCGCATGGTCTGCGATCTGCTGCGCGTCCACAATCAACGCTTTACGGTTGTTGAATCCGATCCCGATGTCGTCGCACAGGGTCGTCGTGACGGCTATCCGATCCTCTTTGGCGATGTGTCTCGCGTAGAAATGCTTGATAAACTTCGGCTGGGCCATGCCCGCGCGCTGATCCTGACCATGGACGATCCCGTCCTGTCGATCCGCGTGACCAAGCGAGTCCGCGGGTGGGTCCCGGATTTGCCGATCATCGCCCGCGCGCGCGATACCGACCATGCAGCACAACTATACAGGGCAGGCGCCAGCGATGCGGTTCCCGAAACGCTCGAAAGCTCCCTTCAACTGGCCGAAACGGCGCTCATTGACCTCGGCATCGCCATGGGGCCCGTCATCGCCTCCATTCACCAGACCCGCGAGGATCTGCGCATGGGTATTAAGGACGCGGCGCAAATGGACACCGCCCCGAAATTGCGAAGGCTGCGCCCCGACGAGGTGCCCTGA
- a CDS encoding HU family DNA-binding protein, which yields MNKQDLISAVAESSGLSKSDASKAVEGVFDAISASLKKGDEVRLVGFGTFSVSQRKASTGRNPRTGETMTIKASTQPKFKAGKGLKDSVN from the coding sequence ATGAACAAGCAGGATTTGATCAGTGCTGTTGCTGAAAGCAGTGGCCTTAGCAAGAGCGACGCCAGCAAGGCCGTTGAGGGTGTGTTTGATGCAATTTCCGCATCGCTTAAGAAGGGCGATGAAGTCCGCCTTGTTGGCTTTGGCACGTTCTCGGTTTCCCAGCGCAAGGCGTCTACCGGCCGCAATCCGCGTACGGGCGAAACGATGACTATCAAGGCTTCCACTCAGCCAAAGTTCAAGGCTGGCAAGGGCCTCAAGGATTCAGTGAATTAA
- a CDS encoding NADP-dependent malic enzyme, which translates to MDDNTRRAALDYHRFPQPGKLRIEPTKRMVNQRDLALAYSPGVAAPCLEIAEDPDKAMEYTARGNLVAVISNGTAVLGLGSIGALASKPVMEGKAVLFKKFADIDVFDIEVDTTDPQKFIDAVALLEPTFGGINLEDIKAPECFAIEAELKKRMNIPVFHDDQHGTAIVVAAAVRNALVLQGKTLAEARLVTSGAGAAALACVDLLVSMGLPVEQVTLTDKDGVIHSGREGMLPNMARYARDTNARTLPEVLPGANIFLGLSAPGVLKPEWLPLLAPNPLIFALANPEPEIRPEVAREARPDAIVATGRSDYPNQVNNVLCFPYIFRGALDARATEINEAMKAAAAEAIAALARLPAHDSVAQAYGGRKLVFGPDYIIPTPFDPRLIAEIAPAVAKAAMDSGVARHSLDIDAYRRSLAQQNTRSGQLMLPVFEAARGTCRRIAYGEGEDERVLRAIQDGLDEGIVRPVIVARRRILKDKLPSLGLRFELDRDVEVVDPETDHVLMGELVEAYRAIAARKGVPTAELLRHVYRRPTVTAAMLLRTGRVDAALVGGNSEYWGQVEHVLRITDRRPGHSRVYALSGLILDAGALFIADTHMVPDPTPEQVAEMAIAGATELRHFGLTPRVAMLSHSNFGASHSPSARKMRTALQLARKQAPDLLIDGEMHADAALSQSLREKLVPDSRFEGPANLLIMPNLDSANIALTALAASSSSPTVGPMLMGLAQPIHVLTPGVTARGILNLTAIAAAEVDREG; encoded by the coding sequence ATGGACGACAATACCCGCCGCGCAGCCCTGGATTATCATCGATTTCCCCAGCCTGGAAAGCTGCGGATCGAACCGACCAAGCGAATGGTCAACCAACGCGACCTGGCGTTGGCCTATTCACCCGGCGTCGCCGCCCCCTGCCTTGAGATCGCGGAGGATCCCGACAAGGCGATGGAATATACCGCGCGCGGTAATCTGGTCGCGGTCATATCGAATGGAACGGCGGTGCTGGGCCTTGGATCGATCGGCGCACTTGCCTCCAAGCCGGTGATGGAGGGCAAGGCGGTTCTTTTCAAGAAGTTCGCCGACATCGACGTCTTCGATATTGAGGTCGATACGACCGACCCGCAAAAATTCATCGACGCCGTTGCGCTTCTGGAACCGACCTTTGGCGGCATAAACCTTGAAGACATCAAGGCGCCGGAATGTTTCGCCATTGAGGCCGAACTCAAGAAGCGGATGAACATCCCCGTTTTCCACGACGACCAGCATGGGACCGCGATCGTCGTTGCAGCGGCAGTACGCAACGCGCTCGTGCTGCAAGGGAAGACTCTCGCCGAAGCCCGGCTGGTGACGTCCGGCGCGGGAGCAGCCGCGCTGGCCTGCGTCGACCTGCTCGTATCCATGGGGCTTCCGGTCGAACAGGTCACGCTTACCGACAAGGATGGCGTCATTCATTCGGGGCGCGAGGGTATGTTGCCCAATATGGCCCGCTATGCACGGGACACGAATGCGCGGACCCTGCCGGAGGTGTTGCCTGGGGCGAATATTTTCCTCGGATTATCCGCTCCGGGTGTCCTGAAGCCGGAATGGCTGCCCCTGCTGGCCCCAAATCCCCTGATATTCGCGCTCGCCAATCCTGAACCGGAAATCCGGCCCGAAGTGGCCCGGGAAGCGCGGCCCGATGCGATCGTCGCGACAGGGCGGTCGGACTACCCGAACCAGGTCAACAATGTCCTGTGTTTCCCGTACATCTTCCGGGGAGCGCTGGACGCCCGCGCAACGGAAATCAACGAAGCCATGAAGGCCGCCGCTGCGGAGGCAATCGCCGCCCTCGCCCGTTTGCCAGCCCATGACAGCGTGGCCCAGGCCTATGGCGGCCGCAAATTGGTGTTTGGCCCTGACTATATCATTCCCACGCCTTTTGACCCCCGCCTGATTGCGGAGATCGCCCCAGCGGTGGCGAAAGCGGCGATGGACAGCGGCGTGGCCAGGCATTCCCTGGACATCGACGCCTATCGCCGATCGCTCGCGCAGCAAAACACGCGTTCGGGCCAACTCATGCTTCCGGTGTTTGAGGCAGCGCGGGGAACATGCCGTCGGATCGCCTACGGCGAAGGAGAGGATGAGCGTGTGCTTCGCGCCATCCAGGACGGTCTCGATGAAGGCATCGTACGTCCGGTGATCGTCGCCCGGCGGCGGATCCTGAAGGACAAGCTGCCAAGCCTTGGCTTGCGCTTTGAACTGGACCGTGATGTCGAGGTCGTCGATCCTGAGACGGATCATGTGCTGATGGGCGAACTGGTGGAAGCCTATCGGGCCATTGCGGCGCGCAAAGGCGTCCCAACCGCTGAATTGCTCCGCCATGTCTATCGCCGGCCCACCGTCACCGCCGCCATGCTGCTGCGCACGGGGCGGGTCGATGCCGCGCTCGTCGGTGGAAACAGCGAATATTGGGGTCAGGTCGAACATGTCCTGCGGATCACGGACCGCCGGCCGGGGCACAGCCGCGTTTATGCTCTGTCGGGTCTCATCCTCGACGCTGGCGCGCTCTTCATCGCGGACACTCATATGGTGCCGGACCCGACGCCTGAACAGGTTGCGGAAATGGCTATCGCGGGAGCGACCGAGCTTCGGCATTTCGGATTGACGCCGCGCGTCGCCATGCTGTCCCACTCAAATTTCGGGGCATCACACAGCCCCAGTGCGCGCAAGATGCGGACAGCGCTGCAACTCGCCCGGAAGCAGGCGCCCGACCTGCTGATCGATGGCGAAATGCACGCCGATGCGGCGCTCAGCCAGTCGCTGCGCGAAAAGCTGGTGCCTGACTCCCGATTTGAAGGGCCGGCCAACCTTCTGATCATGCCCAATCTTGACTCGGCAAACATCGCTTTGACGGCCTTGGCTGCCTCGTCCAGCTCGCCCACGGTCGGGCCGATGCTGATGGGCCTGGCGCAGCCCATCCACGTGCTGACACCCGGCGTCACCGCGCGAGGCATCCTCAATCTCACCGCAATTGCCGCGGCTGAGGTCGATCGCGAAGGCTGA
- the alaS gene encoding alanine--tRNA ligase — protein MTSTNDIRRSFLDYFGANGHTIVPSAPLVPHNDPTLMFVNAGMVPFKNVFTGLESRPYSTAASSQKSVRAGGKHNDLDNVGYTARHHTFFEMLGNFSFGDYFKEQAITHAWTLLTKEWGIPAEKLTATVYHTDDEAFDLWKKIAGLPDHKIIRIPTKDNFWAMGDSGPCGPCSEIFYDHGDHIWGGPPGSPEEDGDRFVEIWNLVFMQYEQEANEIVGELPKPSIDTGMGLERIAAVLQGVHDNYDTDTFKALIEESGALTRTATDGEFKASHRVIADHLRSTSFLIADGVLPANEGRGYVLRRIMRRAMRHAHIIGAKEPLMHRLVGSLVSEMGGAYQELVRAQPLIEETLLREETRFRQTLEKGLKLLDEATTGLPDGGTLPGETAFKLYDTFGFPYDLTEDALRSRGLGVDRAGFDEAMAEQKAAARAAWKGSGEKASDEIWFDIAETTGSTEFIGYNGIEGEGEVLALVRDGARIEIASPGDEVVIITNQTPFYGESGGQMGDAGTISSQGGLVADVEDTAKPLGRLHAHKAKIGAGSVKVGDTVHMTVDEGRRDRIRANHSATHLLHAALRNQLGAHVTQKGSLVAPERLRFDFSHPEALTHSQIAAVEADVNEQIRHNEAVTTRLMTPDDAIQAGAMALFGEKYGDEVRVLSMGKGDAHSYSVELCGGTHVRATGDIALFKIVSESAVSSGVRRIEALTGEAARLWLSDREDRLRQSAAALKTTPEEVPARIAALVEQSRKLERELAEAKKALALGGGGSAQAAGPEKVGSINFIGQVIDGLDPKELRGVVDQNKAALGSGVSAILAVVDGRASIAVGVTEDLVATISAVDLVRAGVEALGGKGGGGRADMAQGGGPDGGKAAMAIDAVKAALAKVTG, from the coding sequence ATGACTTCGACCAATGACATTCGCCGCTCCTTCCTCGACTATTTCGGGGCCAACGGCCACACCATCGTCCCATCAGCCCCGCTGGTGCCGCACAACGATCCGACGCTGATGTTCGTCAATGCGGGCATGGTGCCGTTCAAGAATGTCTTTACCGGCCTGGAATCGCGGCCTTATTCCACAGCCGCGAGCAGTCAGAAGTCGGTGCGCGCCGGGGGCAAGCATAACGACCTCGACAATGTTGGCTATACAGCGCGCCACCACACATTCTTTGAAATGCTGGGCAATTTCAGCTTCGGCGACTATTTCAAGGAACAGGCGATCACCCATGCCTGGACGCTGCTGACGAAGGAATGGGGCATTCCGGCGGAAAAGCTGACCGCCACTGTCTATCACACCGATGACGAAGCCTTCGACCTGTGGAAGAAGATCGCAGGGCTGCCCGATCACAAGATCATTCGCATTCCGACAAAGGATAACTTCTGGGCGATGGGCGACAGCGGCCCTTGTGGTCCCTGCTCCGAAATTTTCTACGATCATGGCGATCATATCTGGGGCGGCCCTCCGGGAAGCCCGGAGGAGGATGGCGATCGGTTCGTGGAAATCTGGAACCTCGTCTTCATGCAGTACGAGCAGGAAGCGAACGAGATCGTCGGCGAACTGCCCAAGCCCAGCATTGACACCGGCATGGGGCTGGAGCGCATCGCGGCTGTGTTGCAGGGCGTCCACGACAATTACGACACGGACACGTTCAAGGCGCTGATCGAGGAATCGGGTGCGCTGACCCGAACGGCCACGGATGGCGAGTTCAAGGCCAGCCATCGCGTCATCGCCGATCACCTGCGTTCGACCAGCTTCCTCATCGCGGATGGCGTGCTGCCCGCGAACGAAGGTCGAGGCTATGTCCTGCGCCGCATCATGCGCCGGGCGATGCGCCACGCGCACATCATCGGCGCCAAGGAGCCGTTGATGCACCGTCTGGTCGGCAGCCTGGTATCCGAAATGGGCGGCGCCTATCAGGAACTGGTGCGTGCGCAGCCGCTGATCGAAGAAACGCTGTTGCGCGAGGAAACCCGTTTCCGCCAGACGCTGGAAAAGGGGCTGAAGCTGCTGGACGAGGCGACGACCGGATTGCCGGACGGCGGCACGCTGCCCGGAGAAACCGCGTTCAAGCTATATGACACCTTCGGCTTTCCATATGACCTGACCGAGGACGCCCTGCGTTCCCGGGGGCTGGGCGTGGATCGGGCGGGATTCGACGAGGCAATGGCCGAGCAAAAGGCCGCCGCTCGCGCTGCCTGGAAGGGTTCGGGTGAAAAGGCGTCCGACGAAATCTGGTTCGACATCGCCGAAACCACCGGCAGCACCGAATTCATCGGCTACAATGGGATCGAGGGCGAGGGCGAAGTCCTTGCCCTAGTCAGGGATGGCGCGCGCATTGAAATCGCCAGCCCCGGCGATGAGGTTGTCATCATCACGAACCAGACGCCCTTTTATGGGGAAAGCGGTGGCCAGATGGGCGACGCTGGGACCATCAGCTCGCAAGGCGGCCTCGTCGCGGATGTGGAAGATACCGCCAAGCCGCTTGGTCGCCTTCACGCGCATAAGGCGAAGATTGGCGCGGGCAGCGTCAAGGTAGGCGATACGGTTCATATGACGGTGGATGAAGGCCGCCGCGACCGTATTCGCGCGAACCACAGCGCTACCCACTTGTTGCACGCCGCGCTTCGCAACCAGTTGGGCGCACATGTAACGCAAAAGGGAAGCCTGGTTGCACCAGAACGCCTGCGCTTTGACTTTTCGCATCCCGAAGCACTGACCCACAGTCAGATCGCCGCTGTAGAGGCGGATGTTAATGAACAGATCCGCCACAACGAAGCGGTGACGACGCGGCTGATGACGCCTGACGACGCCATTCAGGCAGGCGCGATGGCGCTGTTCGGCGAGAAATATGGCGACGAAGTCCGCGTCCTTTCCATGGGGAAGGGGGATGCGCACAGCTATTCGGTGGAATTATGCGGCGGCACGCATGTCCGTGCGACCGGCGATATCGCGCTCTTCAAGATCGTCTCGGAAAGCGCCGTTTCTTCGGGCGTTCGCCGCATAGAGGCACTGACGGGTGAAGCGGCCCGGCTCTGGCTTTCGGACCGTGAAGATCGGCTCCGCCAGTCCGCAGCAGCGCTCAAGACGACGCCGGAGGAAGTCCCCGCCCGGATCGCCGCCCTGGTCGAGCAGAGCCGCAAGCTTGAGCGCGAATTGGCCGAAGCGAAGAAGGCGCTGGCGCTTGGTGGCGGTGGTTCCGCACAGGCCGCCGGTCCGGAAAAGGTCGGCAGCATCAACTTTATCGGGCAGGTCATTGACGGGCTCGATCCCAAGGAATTACGCGGCGTCGTGGATCAAAACAAGGCGGCTTTGGGCAGTGGGGTGTCCGCCATATTGGCAGTCGTCGATGGCCGGGCGAGCATCGCCGTGGGCGTTACCGAAGATTTGGTCGCGACCATTAGCGCGGTGGACCTCGTGCGCGCCGGCGTTGAGGCGCTAGGCGGAAAGGGTGGCGGCGGGCGTGCCGACATGGCCCAAGGCGGTGGACCGGACGGTGGGAAAGCGGCCATGGCCATCGATGCAGTCAAGGCTGCGTTGGCCAAGGTTACCGGATAA
- a CDS encoding integration host factor subunit beta, with the protein MIRSELIQTLAEENPDLGLQEVERIVDLFFREIVDRLSNGGRVELRGFGAFTTRARDARTGRNPRTGEQVPVSAKRVPYFKPGKEMRERLNSKTH; encoded by the coding sequence ATGATACGCTCGGAACTGATACAGACTCTGGCAGAGGAAAATCCGGACCTCGGACTTCAAGAGGTCGAACGGATTGTTGATCTCTTCTTCAGGGAGATCGTGGACCGCCTTTCAAACGGCGGCAGGGTGGAGTTGCGCGGCTTTGGGGCGTTCACCACACGTGCGCGCGACGCACGCACAGGACGCAATCCGCGCACGGGGGAGCAGGTGCCGGTGTCCGCAAAGCGCGTCCCTTACTTCAAACCAGGCAAGGAAATGCGGGAACGTCTGAACAGCAAGACGCACTGA
- a CDS encoding L,D-transpeptidase family protein: MTRLIKGVAKAAGPKLLIGGALGAVALLVSSYLDRGRDLRSVSAEAAPTRPTTSNPPVERSRAQPMAFDPHALVVKSVLPVPQPFRHGDYVWDESRAPAAGSVIITVDLKAQTLSAFRAGHEIGAAVILYGADDKPSPVGAFPITQKDADHVSNLYNAPMPYMLRLTNDGVAIHGSNVKWGNATHGCIGVPTAFARKLFSAVKLGDLVIVTNGKMLDTSDARRNG; the protein is encoded by the coding sequence ATGACGCGATTGATCAAAGGCGTAGCCAAGGCGGCGGGTCCCAAGCTCCTCATTGGCGGCGCACTCGGCGCAGTCGCCTTGCTCGTGAGCAGCTATCTCGACCGAGGGCGCGATCTGCGCTCCGTCTCGGCAGAGGCTGCTCCGACCAGGCCGACGACTTCAAATCCTCCGGTGGAGCGCAGCCGCGCCCAGCCAATGGCCTTCGACCCGCACGCCTTGGTCGTGAAGAGCGTTCTGCCGGTCCCGCAGCCCTTTCGTCACGGGGATTATGTCTGGGACGAGAGCCGTGCTCCTGCGGCAGGGTCGGTGATCATCACGGTGGACCTGAAGGCGCAAACATTGTCCGCCTTTCGCGCCGGCCATGAAATCGGCGCGGCTGTAATCTTATATGGAGCCGATGACAAACCGAGTCCGGTGGGCGCCTTCCCGATCACGCAGAAGGACGCCGACCATGTATCGAACCTATATAACGCGCCCATGCCCTATATGTTGAGGCTGACGAACGACGGCGTCGCTATCCATGGCAGCAACGTGAAATGGGGCAACGCGACCCACGGCTGTATCGGAGTGCCCACCGCCTTCGCCCGAAAGCTGTTTAGCGCCGTGAAGCTTGGTGATCTGGTCATCGTCACGAATGGCAAGATGCTCGATACAAGTGACGCCCGCCGCAACGGATGA